The DNA segment ATGGATATTTATCCGAAATGCCTTTGAGGACAATCTTTGACGCGCTGGGACACCtgagctttcttcctttcttctcctcccctgcccaaAGAGATCCTTTGAGTGTATCTATTGGTTTCTGGGTCTCCCTCCTTCCAGACCTTCTCATGCgcctccttctgccccttaccGCTGGCGTCTTGCCCTTCCACTTCCTGATGCTCCCTTCTTGCCCATCTCCCGTGTTGCACCACCTGGACTCTGGCTTCCCCTGGCCCCTCCGCTCTCCACTAGTCAGGCAAAAGAGGGATTCCCTGAAAGGGCTCTGGGCACTGGAGGGCCCATTTAGACCTGGCTGCCAGGGTGTGGATTCCAGAGAAATCCCTCTCGTCAGGCCACAGGGCTCTGTCCTGAGCCACAAGGCCCAAGAAGCCATGATAGGTGCTGGCACTCTGCTGGGGGCCAGGCCAGGGTCTCAGAGGAAGGGACTTGGCAGCCCCTTCCTAGGACCTGGGTCACCAAAACCAGGCTACCCCCGCCCCTCTCGGTGCTCTCAGCCCCTGGGAGCACCACAGTCTTGGGGAAGTTCTCCAGCCTGGCCCCACATCCTTCGCACTGAGTATGTAGAAGGAGATGGCTCCTGCCTCAGGTCTGGGAGCAGGGTCCCCGTCTGGCCCTGGCCCCCTCTTTCAGGATCCCTGGATTGGATGGCGGGAGCCACAGTGATTCTCGCTGAATAGCAAGATGAATAGATACCAAGGGCTTAGGATGAGTAAGTATGTGGAGAGGGTAGacaggagagaggggaaccctcccttcctgtctcctctccttccctcacctccagGACGCCAGGAGCAGCAGACAaactctgcccttctctcccagcCAAGCCCCTCACATGCCCAGGCTTCAGCCACACAAGCAGCACTTAATGTCACCTAAGGTCTcggtccctctgctcctctgcttaCAGGTTTCCCTCTGCCAGGAGTACCCTTGCCTCATCTTTACCCTCAAAACACCACATCTCAGCTCCAATATCTCGTCTGCCTTAAACCTTTGTCCGATTCCATTCTCCCCACCCGCTCCACGCGGTAAAGTGACCCCTCCCTCCACAATGccccagctggggaaggggaagccaAGCAAGGAACAGCAGATGCGTGACGCCAAGGAATGAGTGTGAAGCTTCAAGACTGAAGATGGAGAgtaggggctggggaagggtaagagaggtgggagaggggacccaataggaaaaagaaagtttctgGGACTGGGGTACGAAGACaggacttgggggtggggagtggcggGCTGCCCGGTGGGCTGCAGGGCTGTCAGGTACCGGCACACCCCATATACAGGCCTTTTGCCGGTACGCCTTACTGTGGTTGTGGTTTTTCCCAGATCGTCCTCTTGCCCCCTCACTCTGTCCCTGAAGATCGGATAGAGAGGCCAGAGCTcaggggcctgggggaggaggtggccactcacccagaagcagcagcagcatcatCGCGGGCGCCACGCAGAGGCCCATGCCGGGCAGGCAGCGAACAGGAGAGGACGGCGAAAAGCAGAATCCCAGCAGGACAGGTGTCCCCCTCCCAGCACCGCCTGAGCCGAGCGGTGGGAACCCAGGTGTCGGTGATGACACGACCACTCCCATGGGGAGGAGCCTTTGTAGCGGGAATGACGCCCCACCCCACTGAGTCtccaccccaggccctgccttCAGGTAGGTGGGGGAGCCACTGAATCCAGCACCCGAATGTGCTTAGgtggaatcacacacacacacacacacacaccccaatgtaAGGAGACCTTGTCTCTCCCATGCCAAACTGTTAACTTTATGAAACATTGTTCTTTCCCTGCTTTTATAATTCTAACTTTTTGTTGTTAACCAACTTCAGACTTGAAGAAAAGCTGCTAACAAAAATGTCAGTGTTCTCCTTAATCTGTCCTTCTCAGGatggctttggctattcgggatcttttgtggttccacatgaattttaggatgatcTGTTCTATTTCTGGGAAAAGtaccactggaattttgatagggattgcactgaatccgtagatggctttgggtgggatggacactttaacaatgttaattcttccagtttgtgagcacagaatatcttaccgtttatttgtgtcatcttcaatttctgtcatcaaagtcttgtagttttcagtgtacaggtctctcacctccttggttaagtttactcGTTAGTATTGTTTTATGCTATTGCATATGAGAtcgtttttatttctcttaaagatAATTTGTCAGTGAATAAAAACACacctgatttttgtatgttgattttgtatgctGTAACCACcaaattttttggtggagtttttaggatttcctatatataaaatcatgtcattggagcacctggctggctcatttggagcatgtgagtcttgatctcacggttgtaagttcaagccccacattggttgtacagattgcttaaaaataaaatcttttaaaaaaataaaataagaaataagaaataaaatgtcatccGCAAACAAagatgtcagctgtgggtttaTAATTATCTGGCCTTTGTTACTTTGAGGTATATTCCTCCTACATCCAGTTTTttggagtttttatcatgaaaggatgtggtatttggtcaaatgcttgtcctgcatctattaaaatgatcatatgattttttctttctattaatgtggtgtgtcacaTTTATAGATTTGCATATGTTAAGCCAACCTCGAAtctcagggataaatcccacctgatcatggTGTGTGATCCTTCTAATGTGCTATTGAATTCACTGTGCTAATATTTGCTTGAGAATTtgtgcatctgtattcatcagggataccggtttgtagttttcttgtattgtccttgtctggctttggtatcagggcaatgctggTTTCCTAacatgagtttgggagtgttccctcctctttgaATTtgttggaagagtttgaaaaggactGGCATtaatacttctttaaatgtttggtagaattcgtcagtgaaatcatctggtcctgggcttctAACTTAACATGGACTTTATCCCACtgattttcagttctctttgaataaaaaatactgtggctataaattttcctcaaaGTACTGTTTTCATGACATACCCAATTTTTGATCAATTTTTATCTTGCAATGTTTTATCATGCAATTTTAAGTACTTTAAGACATGCAATGTAAGTGGGAGTCCCATGGGATCCAGACACCTACCCCCCCCGAAGAGTGAGAGATGTATTAatcatgttctttattttctgtattttatgatgGTTTGACATCTTGgtttggcaggggagggggggcagggagcttggTGGCTGCAGTAGAGACTGCCTCTAACCCTAATTCCTAGAGTTCACGAAAATTTGCCTATGAATATGTCTTTCATATGCAGACCGACCAACCCCATACCCCAACCTTACCAAGCCTATATTTGCCCTGCATCACCACAGCGCCAGGTACCAGACCATTAGAGACCACCCCTATACCCCCCAGCTGGTCAGTCCTGAGCCCTTTATCTTGCCCTGCCTTGCCTTGCCTGCAGAAACCTTAGTACAGGCTCTCTCCCATCactcctgcttctgcctgctgACTGAACCTCGTGCTTCCCCATGTGGGCCTGCATGGCATGACATGACCCCTTCTCTTGGGAACTGTAAGTAATAAAAACTTTCAGTGGCATTCATCTCTCCATGGCAGTACTCAGGTCATCGTTATAAATCAAAATCTCATGGGTACAATTAAGACAGAAGGCAGcttggggtgccggggtggctcatttggttgaatGTCCTACTCTTGttctcagttcaggtcatgatctctgggtcctgagacagagccccacatctggctctaagctcaggggggagtctgcttgagattctccctctccccctgcttgctctctctctctctcaaataaataaatcatatatggagagagagagacagaaggcagcTTTAGAAAACTGTCTCATCAACCTCTGGGGTTGATGGAGTGGACGCCAGCCCCAACCTGGGGCTGCCTCTTCTCTGCTGCCCATGGCAGGAACGGTTAGTTGTCAGAATTCCCCCAAGTCTTCATGCCCTCTGAAACATGATTCTGCTGCTCTTCCCATTGAGGTAGTTTGTCTCCCAATCCCTGGAAGATGGGCTAGCCCTGTGACTTGCTTGTGCCAACGGAGCATTATGGAAGTAAAATGTGCCAGTTGTAGAATCTTCCAGAGGCCTTGCAAGCTTCCCCTTGCTTtctggcagggctgggacaggTGAGACAGAAGCACTATTATGaattcttccttctgcctcaggTTCCAGTGTGGCTTGGCAGGACACTGTCACTGATCTGGTCTTTAGttaaaattctgatattttgttCCTCGTTGGGTTTTTTGGCATtgattttgatcttttaaaatattgcattaaactATCACGTATCTTGATTGCTCTTTTTTTGCACTTAAGATAAGTGCATCACGTGCCTTGCCCTAATCCTGGTCCTGCTCTCTCAGACCCTCCCCAGCTGTCATGTGAGTCAGCCTGAGCTAGTCTATTGGAAAATGGGTGCATAGCCCATTTGTCCTCATCACTCTGGTCAACAGCCAGCCAAACCCAGAAGCAGAACTGCCCACCTGACCAGCAGCTGATTGCCAACCCAGGAGCCCAGCTGAACCACCTGCTGAGTTAAACCTAATTTGCCCATTCACAGAATTAGCTGTTTTAAGCGACTGTGTTTTGGGGATGGTTTCGTTATATAGCAACAGCTGACTGATAGAGAAGGTCACCCAGCAATTCTTTCACGAAGCATGGGGAGAGAATAAATGGCTTCCCAGAATCTCCGAGGGAGGCANGTTATATAGCAACAGCTGACTGATAGAGGTCACCCAGCAATTCTTTCACGAAGCATGGGGAGAGAATAAATGGCTTCCCAGAATCTCCGAGGGAGGCAAAAGAGATGGGGCAAAGGTGTCATGCAAGCTAGGTAACACCATCCCCAGGTGCATTTGGGGCCCTGGCTGCCATCTGAGGCTCCACCCACCAGCTAGCACCCCTTGAGACCTTCAGGGAGACTCACAGAGGCTCAAAGGCAGCGTGTCTTTCTTCTGACTTCCACTTTGGTGTCCTTTTTAAAACAGCTCCCACTGTCCCCTCCCATGGGATGGAGGAGAGGCTGAGTAGTGTCCAAAGTGAGGGGGCTACAGCAGACCCCACACTCCTCCAAAACCTCAAGTGGAGGACCAAGAATAGGGGTGAGGCTGAGGAAGCGTCTGAGGGAcaagacaaggcaggaaaagggagggaagggggtccCAAGGattttgtctgggttttttttgtttttgtttttgtttttgctggggccaggctccagggaagTGGACTCCATCTGAAGTGTAGGGCCCCCAGAACTGGCTTCAGGCCCGGCAGTCACTGGTCTCTACAGAGCTGGGTCTGGGTAGACTACNtttttttgtttttgctggggccaggctccagggaagTGGACTCCATCTGAAATGTAGGGCCCCCAGAACTGGCTTCAGGCCCGGCAGTCACTGGTCTCTACAGAGCTGGGTCTGGGTAGACTACATGCAGCAGACACACCCAGGCTCCCCGGACAGACGCCTGTCCTGATGCCCATCATGACCCAGCCTCCCCTGGTGACAGGAGGCCAGTGACTACGGAGCCTTTGCTCCTTGAACTGATAGATTCTTGGGCTGGAGTATGTACCCTAACAGGATCCCCTAGTCCTAAGGAATGGGGACAGCATTGGGCACCTTCTGATAAGGCTCTGGGGTTCTGGAGTGGATGGGGCAAGCTCAACTCAGGGGAGAAACTTGCAGGCTGCCAAAGTGCAGGAGGTCTGGCTCTGGCTTTGCCCCTGGGAGACTGAGTCCCTGGAGCGGCTGTCAGCAGTCGACGGTCTGTAAGTATCCTCTCGGGAGCTCCCTCTCACCAGAGACAGGATCTTGGCTTTTGGACTTGACCTGCTGAAAATGAGAGGAGGGGTCACCCCTGAGGGCTGGgaccctctttcctccctcagtGAGGACCAGTGACCCAGGAAGAGATacaacttctctctctcccacccttgGGGCTTCCAGCATCTGGTCTCCGTGACAACAGCTTTTCCACAAGGTCATATCTCATGGGCATAATAACCCAAGCTCAGAAACCTCAGAGTAGGGGGAGGCATATGAGGGGCAGCAGAGGAGGGTGGATGAGGTGGGGAGGCCCCCCTACCTTGGGGTTGCAGGCAGCGCCACAGGGCAGAGGCTTCTCAAGGTGGCTCCTGGGCTCTGGCAGAGCTCTCCAGGTCTGCAGCAATGGGTGGAGGACACATATTGTGACCACAGTCAGGAgcccctggggcagggtggggacaggggtCTCGAGGTGACTGGATGCTCCATGGAAAGGAGGTGGGCCCATCTGGAAGGAAGCAGATGGCAAGAGCCCATCCTTTgcttccctccccatctcctcctgtGCCTCACTCACCCAGGCGCCGAGGCTTTCCAGTGGCTGCTGGGCCCAACTCCAGGGGGTGAACACTGCTGGGGGGGCGGTCCCTGTTTGGGCCGTCTTTGGGCCTGAGCAGTGCGATAAGACAGCAGGAGGTTGGCGCAGTGGTCCCGAGAAGGCATGCCCGACCTGAGTTCTGCCTTGAATGAGTCTCTACCCTTCTGGTCCATGTCACTGCCTCCAgttcccttcctgctccctcctgggAGAAGCCCCTGCGTTCCAGCCTCCAGGTCCAACTCCTGCCCTCCCAGGGCCACAGGCACTTCTCTCTAGCCCTGACATTTCTCTCAAGCTCTGCCATCACCCCAGCATCCAGGCACCCTCCGGATATTGGCATCTCTCAGGTTCCAAAGATGGGTGGACTTCCTCCCAGTAGCAGCTATACCTGTGCCCCTTGCCATTGGTGGCCCTGCTGCCCTCGATGACTCCCAGCCACGCCTGGCGGCCCACGTCCCATCTCCTAGAGCCTTGCCACGTCCTTTGCTATCTCTGTGAAACAGTCTCCACTGCCCTCAAGATTCTGCCATAGTGGTGATATGCggttgccccccaccccgcccggccCCCTTAGACACACCAAACTCTGGGCACCTTGCTCCTCCCCCATAGACCTGCAATCACTGCTCATCCTGTCAAAGTCCTCTCAGAACCTGGGACCTAGCTGGTGCCCTCCCCCTGTCCGAGCTGCCTTCTGCCCCAATCTCTAGCCCAAACCCTGTCCATTCCCGCAGCTTGTCTGGAGCACCCCCAAGGCCAGGCTGTGTCAGATGTGCCATAGGGGGCCTCCCTTGCCCAGCACCCAAGTGATCAACTGGGTGAGGGGCAGGCCCTTGGCACAAGGGCAGCCAGCCCCATAGCTAAGCAGCGGTGTGGAGTGAAAGGATGTGCTGGGCCCAGCACTTGAGGACTTGAAAGGTGTACAGAAGAGATTtaggcagaggaagtgggaaaaGGCTGACAAGTCATGAGAGGCGAGGAGAGTCTTGAAGGGCACAGTGGAGCAAGAACCGCAGGATGAGCCGTAGAACAAAGGCAGTCTAGGCTGAGGCGGCCCCctggtgggagagacagaagaggaggtcAAGAGGGGCTGAGCCGCAGCAACCAGGAGGGGTTGAGGGCCGCATGGAAATCCACACGCACCCATTGTGGCCTCCAGCTCAAGGCTCCTTTCCACCGCCTCTGCCCACCTCTGTGTAGCCAGggaccccaccccagctcccccaggCCCAGCCAAGTTCTGCAGAGCAGGAACCACAGGAGTGGGCTCAGAGCCTACCGACTGCATGTGGCATCCCTCCTCGAGCCCCAGAGCCATTGCTGGAGATGGGATCCCGGCTGCCCGCAGCAGCACCAGGCCAGGCCAGCCCCCGGGAGCAGAGGCAGCAGAAAGCTAAGGACCACTGCCAGCAGGGAGGCCTTGTGGTCTGTGGACAACAGGGTAAGGCTGAGTCCTTAGCAGGCgcaccaccccagcccctccccacttgtcCCCCATGGACACACTTTCAGGCTGCATAGGGCCACTGTCCACACTGCCACCAAACCCTGGCTTGTCGCAGGAAGGCGGAGCCCAGCCTGGAGCGCAGTGGCAGTTTTGGTTACTGTTGCAAACCtacagaggagaagagaaaaggaggatCCCATGGGATCAGGAACCCCGAGACCACCCCCCATCCCCTTTCTCGCCACTCACCCCATGGCCATGGCAGGCTGCCAGGCATTGCTCCAGCTCCCAGAAGGTAGTGTTTCGGCAGCGCCTGTCCTGGCACACCTATGGGCAGTGTGTGCAACTGGGCAGTGAGGGGGAGGGACGCTCCCACTGGTAGGACTCAAGCAttagggaggggctgggggtgcagggctCACCATGCTAGGTCCACACTGGGTGCCTGGCTCTACCAGGCCCAAGTTGAGCACGTCCAGCTGGACCCCGGGCAGCAGGAAGACTCCCCTGCAGGTCACCTCCTGGCCTCCTAGTCCAACCGTGGAGTCCACAGGCACCATGTGCGGTGGGCGTGGGCGCGGCTCCCCGCCCAGGCACTGCAGCTTCCCGCACTGCGCATCCCTGGGGAGGAAGGTGTAGGGTGCTCAAACAGCGAGAAGTGTCCTAGCGCCAACGCGCTACCCAGCTTCCTCGCCCACCTTTGCGCACAAGGCACGAAGCCACCCTTGCCGTCCTCGCCGCAGTTCCCGTGAGCGTCTCCCGCGGAGTTCACGGTCTGGAAACAGGCctctggggctgggctggagccTGAGGAAGCATGGGCGAGACCGCGCTGGCTTCAGTACCCACCCCCCGGCACTCCCCCGCCCATCTTCCCTGGAGTAGAAAACAGCGCAGACCGGAGGATGGGCCGGGGTGCTCGGGTAGTCTCACCAGGCCCCCAGAGCTGCTGGCACTGCTGCTCGAGTGTAGGACACGCGCCATCCCAGCAGTAGCCCCGGCCGCTGGCACACGGCGAACCGTCCAGTAGGTAAATGTCCGGGGGGCAGTAAGGGGAGGCGCCCGTGCAGAACTCCGGAAGGTCACAGTCGCCCACGGCTCGGCGGCACGGCACGCCAGCTGGCTTCAGCTACGCAGGTGAccaggtggagggagggtggcCGAGGCACAGAGGGACAATAGACAGCGAGAGACCCACGCCAATAGCGCGGCTCAGAGGCTGGAGGGCCAGACGGGCCCCGCGCGGAGCACAGCCAGCACCCGCAGGGGGACCCGAGCGCTCCAGTCAGCCAAGACCCCCAGGCCGGCTCGCAAGCGCCCCCTAACCCTCACCCCGAGCCTCCCACGCCCTCACCAGGCAGCGCGCGCAGCAGTCTCCGTGGGTGCACTGGGCCCCCGCACGCAGCGAGCAGTTGTGGGCGAGGCAGCAGGCGTCCGGGCACTCCTGGAGCCGAAAAGGGGATGTGGGACCCGGTGAGGAGCCGCGCCCCAGACctcgggggagggggcgggcgggCCGCCACTCgggcccccgggggggggggagcgggaGCGCGGACCTGACCTGGCTGGCGCCGCAATCACAGTCCTCGCCGTCCTCCACGAGGCCGTTGCCGCAGCGCGCCCGGGGCACGAGGAGCCTGGAGTCGGGCGCGTTGGAAAGGCACGCCCCGCCCCCTTTGCGGAAGAAGGCGCGCAGCTGGCGCCGGCTGCAGGCGCTGAACACTCGCGGGAACGGGCGCCTACGGGCGGGGAAGGGCGTCGGGCGCGCGGGGACCGCCACCCTCGGCCCCCCTCTCCTCTCCGAtctcctcccacagcccctgggcGCGCGCACACCGCCTAAGCGACCGGCGGCCCGGATCCTCTAGATGCAGGGCCCAAAGAGGGCAAGTAACCCGCACAAAGTCACACTGCGAGCCCGAGGCGGGAGCGCGTCACGCCAGGACCAGGCAGCCCAGGACTCGAGGCCGAATCGCGACCTAGCGCTGCTACTCCCGGGGTTAGAGAATCCTTGCTAGAATGTtctaaaaattatcttcattcttttgatAATCCGCTTTTTCTGCGTTTCCTCTTTTTAAGCGTCATAAAGAACTCTCGGGGCGGTGCTTTGATCATATCCCCATTTTACCGAAGAGGAAATCGAGGGATAACCTTTTCTCCCAAAGAAAGGGCCGCCGAGGAAGGCCCCCGGGTCCAGCGGAGCCTCCCCCGCCGCCCCTACGCGAGCAGTGTCCGTACCCCGTGGCCGCGGCCATGACGCAGCCGCCGGGCTCGGCCGCCGCCTCCACGCAGCAGCCGTCAGGGTCGTGACTGAGGCCAAGGCTGTGACCTATCTCGTGGGCCATGGTGGCCGCCGCGCCAATGGGGAGCTCTGAGTGGTCCTGAGAGGGAGTGGGGACGGTCACGGCGGGCTGAGGGGACGCCTCCTCCCCGCACCCCTTCCCTGCGTCCTGCTCCCGTcccgagtgtgtgtgtggggagggggtgaagcTCACCGTGCTCACGCCGCCCGAGCTCTCGGCGCGACACATGCCCTCGATGGGCGCCAGGCCCACGGTGGCGCCCTGGAAGGCGCGGCCCCTGAAGGCAGAACGCAGTGTGACCCGGCAGGGCCAGGATTCTAGGCGGCCGGCAGGGGCCCCGCGGGGTCGGCGGAGGCACCCACGTGAGCAGCTGCGCCGAGTCGTGGGGCCGCCGTGCCCACAGCCCCCGGCGCCAGCGCAGGAAGGCCCAGAGCGTGGCGTTCGCGTCCGGCGTGACGCGGCTCTGGTCCTGCTCTGTCCACACTTCCAGGCCGGTCAGGGCCACCTGAATGTCCAGAGTCCTGAGAATCTGCGGACGGGACGGGGGTGAGGACAAGAGGTGCCACAGCACCGGTGCTCCTTCGAGGGGGCGCCCTCTCTTCTCCGTTCCCTGGCCTCATCTCCAAGCCTGCCACACTCCCCTAGGACTTGCCAGCCCATATggcagtccccccccccccccaattaggGCTCTCTTTCCACCAACCCCAACCTGGTCCACATAGTTGGCCACTTCCAGGAGGCGCTGTTTGGTGTGGTTCAAGTTCCGGTGCTGGGTCAAGAACTGGAAATGCAGACATAAGGGGGTGTGACAGGCTGAACTGGCCCCATCCCACCCCGCCAGCCCCCTGGGGCCTCTGGCTCACCAGCGTGTGGTCAGCCACTATGTACAGCTCCAGGAACTTCGGGCTCCTGCGGACCTCCCGCCTCTCCTGGGGAGAGGCAATGGTGACCCTCAGTGGCAGGCTGTTGGGCTTCAGTCCTGACCACTAACCCCAATTCCCAGGAAGCACaaagttaactttaaaaattgctagaacttgtTTCTTCAGCctccaaataaaaatttcaggatCGGAGGCCCGGAACTGCAGCTGTGTATTCCTATTCCT comes from the Ailuropoda melanoleuca isolate Jingjing chromosome 13, ASM200744v2, whole genome shotgun sequence genome and includes:
- the ADAM33 gene encoding disintegrin and metalloproteinase domain-containing protein 33 isoform X4; this translates as MGRGSPRARGSRAWLLVLLLLRLPLPVRGAEAFQGKHSGEPVTLHWVLDGRARRAGTLEEPVSKLDTALVALKAAGQELLLELEKNHRLLVPGYTETHYSPDGQPVVLVPNCTDHCHYHGHVRGFPDSWVVFSTCSGMRGLITLGRNASYYVHPRSTGDSEDFITHRMFRIGQLLSWKGACGHRDARNKGDMASLSRDTQIKERREVRRSPKFLELYIVADHTLFLTQHRNLNHTKQRLLEVANYVDQILRTLDIQVALTGLEVWTEQDQSRVTPDANATLWAFLRWRRGLWARRPHDSAQLLTGRAFQGATVGLAPIEGMCRAESSGGVSTDHSELPIGAAATMAHEIGHSLGLSHDPDGCCVEAAAEPGGCVMAAATGRPFPRVFSACSRRQLRAFFRKGGGACLSNAPDSRLLVPRARCGNGLVEDGEDCDCGASQECPDACCLAHNCSLRAGAQCTHGDCCARCLLKPAGVPCRRAVGDCDLPEFCTGASPYCPPDIYLLDGSPCASGRGYCWDGACPTLEQQCQQLWGPGSSPAPEACFQTVNSAGDAHGNCGEDGKGGFVPCAQRDAQCGKLQCLGGEPRPRPPHMVPVDSTVGLGGQEVTCRGVFLLPGVQLDVLNLGLVEPGTQCGPSMVCQDRRCRNTTFWELEQCLAACHGHGVCNSNQNCHCAPGWAPPSCDKPGFGGSVDSGPMQPESPKTAQTGTAPPAVFTPWSWAQQPLESLGAWMGPPPFHGASSHLETPVPTLPQGLLTVVTICVLHPLLQTWRALPEPRSHLEKPLPCGAACNPKQVKSKSQDPVSGERELPRGYLQTVDC
- the ADAM33 gene encoding disintegrin and metalloproteinase domain-containing protein 33 isoform X15 yields the protein MGRGSPRARGSRAWLLVLLLLRLPLPVRGAEAFQGKHSGEPVTLHWVLDGRARRAGTLEEPVSKLDTALVALKAAGQELLLELEKNHRLLVPGYTETHYSPDGQPVVLVPNCTDHCHYHGHVRGFPDSWVVFSTCSGMRGLITLGRNASYYVHPRSTGDSEDFITHRMFRIGQLLSWKGACGHRDARNKGDMASLSRDTQIKERREVRRSPKFLELYIVADHTLFLTQHRNLNHTKQRLLEVANYVDQILRTLDIQVALTGLEVWTEQDQSRVTPDANATLWAFLRWRRGLWARRPHDSAQLLTGRAFQGATVGLAPIEGMCRAESSGGVSTDHSELPIGAAATMAHEIGHSLGLSHDPDGCCVEAAAEPGGCVMAAATGRPFPRVFSACSRRQLRAFFRKGGGACLSNAPDSRLLVPRARCGNGLVEDGEDCDCGASQECPDACCLAHNCSLRAGAQCTHGDCCARCLLKPAGVPCRRAVGDCDLPEFCTGASPYCPPDIYLLDGSPCASGRGYCWDGACPTLEQQCQQLWGPGSSPAPEACFQTVNSAGDAHGNCGEDGKGGFVPCAQRDAQCGKLQCLGGEPRPRPPHMVPVDSTVGLGGQEVTCRGVFLLPGVQLDVLNLGLVEPGTQCGPSMVCQDRRCRNTTFWELEQCLAACHGHGMGPPPFHGASSHLETPVPTLPQGLLTVVTICVLHPLLQTWRALPEPRSHLEKPLPCGAACNPKQVKSKSQDPVSGERELPRGYLQTVDC
- the ADAM33 gene encoding disintegrin and metalloproteinase domain-containing protein 33 isoform X5, translating into MGRGSPRARGSRAWLLVLLLLRLPLPVRGAEAFQGKHSGEPVTLHWVLDGRARRAGTLEEPVSKLDTALVALKAAGQELLLELEKNHRLLVPGYTETHYSPDGQPVVLVPNCTDHCHYHGHVRGFPDSWVVFSTCSGMRGLITLGRNASYYVHPRSTGDSEDFITHRMFRIGQLLSWKGACGHRDARNKGDMASLSRDTQIKERREVRRSPKFLELYIVADHTLFLTQHRNLNHTKQRLLEVANYVDQILRTLDIQVALTGLEVWTEQDQSRVTPDANATLWAFLRWRRGLWARRPHDSAQLLTGRAFQGATVGLAPIEGMCRAESSGGVSTDHSELPIGAAATMAHEIGHSLGLSHDPDGCCVEAAAEPGGCVMAAATGRPFPRVFSACSRRQLRAFFRKGGGACLSNAPDSRLLVPRARCGNGLVEDGEDCDCGASQECPDACCLAHNCSLRAGAQCTHGDCCARCLLKPAGVPCRRAVGDCDLPEFCTGASPYCPPDIYLLDGSPCASGRGYCWDGACPTLEQQCQQLWGPGSSPAPEACFQTVNSAGDAHGNCGEDGKGGFVPCAQRDAQCGKLQCLGGEPRPRPPHMVPVDSTVGLGGQEVTCRGVFLLPGVQLDVLNLGLVEPGTQCGPSMVCQDRRCRNTTFWELEQCLAACHGHGVCNSNQNCHCAPGWAPPSCDKPGFGGSVDSGPMQPENHKASLLAVVLSFLLPLLPGAGLAWCCCGQPGSHLQQWLWGSRRDATCSRPKDGPNRDRPPSSVHPLELGPAATGKPRRLGAPDCGHNMCPPPIAADLESSARAQEPP
- the ADAM33 gene encoding disintegrin and metalloproteinase domain-containing protein 33 isoform X6, whose product is MGRGSPRARGSRAWLLVLLLLRLPLPVRGAEAFQGKHSGEPVTLHWVLDGRARRAGTLEEPVSKLDTALVALKAAGQELLLELEKNHRLLVPGYTETHYSPDGQPVVLVPNCTDHCHYHGHVRGFPDSWVVFSTCSGMRGLITLGRNASYYVHPRSTGDSEDFITHRMFRIGQLLSWKGACGHRDARNKGDMASLSRDTQIKERREVRRSPKFLELYIVADHTLFLTQHRNLNHTKQRLLEVANYVDQILRTLDIQVALTGLEVWTEQDQSRVTPDANATLWAFLRWRRGLWARRPHDSAQLLTGRAFQGATVGLAPIEGMCRAESSGGVSTDHSELPIGAAATMAHEIGHSLGLSHDPDGCCVEAAAEPGGCVMAAATGRPFPRVFSACSRRQLRAFFRKGGGACLSNAPDSRLLVPRARCGNGLVEDGEDCDCGASQECPDACCLAHNCSLRAGAQCTHGDCCARCLLKPAGVPCRRAVGDCDLPEFCTGASPYCPPDIYLLDGSPCASGRGYCWDGACPTLEQQCQQLWGPGSSPAPEACFQTVNSAGDAHGNCGEDGKGGFVPCAQRDAQCGKLQCLGGEPRPRPPHMVPVDSTVGLGGQEVTCRGVFLLPGVQLDVLNLGLVEPGTQCGPSMVCQDRRCRNTTFWELEQCLAACHGHGVCNSNQNCHCAPGWAPPSCDKPGFGGSVDSGPMQPESTTRPPCWQWSLAFCCLCSRGLAWPGAAAGSRDPISSNGSGARGGMPHAVDGPTSFPWSIQSPRDPCPHPAPGAPDCGHNMCPPPIAADLESSARAQEPP